The following are encoded together in the Pontibacter liquoris genome:
- the mfd gene encoding transcription-repair coupling factor yields MKVSDFLELYRLDSVVQTIAERLKANNAYRLQLKGLAGSLDAVLASAVYTINHQHQLFVLHDREEAAYFYTDLKNLLGDTQEVLLFPTSYKRPYSFDDTENANILMRAEVLNRLNQKTGKGELIVTYPEALTEKVINKKSLVENTLGAKVGEKLDVNFLSEMLAEYGFERTEFVYEAGQYAVRGGIVDVFSYANDLPYRIELFGDEIESIRTFDPDTQLSVETKKAISIIPNVQTKLLQETREAFLDYLPENTNIWFKDIRQTLDVIEEYFEKASFAFEKMLAGSGGTQIVSDPEQLFQTQKQFKKLLDNFNVIEIGKRFHFKTAEIIQLQVKPQPSFNKDFKRLVKDLHEHQGDGFVNIIATDSPRQINRLTMIFDELDHDVRFQHLPVSLREGFIDQTLKITCYTDHQLFDRFYQHKAKEGHSKSKAMTLKELRSLQPGDYVTHVDYGIGRFAGLEKVEVGGRLQEAIRLVYRDDDLLYVSIHSLHKISKYSGKEGGPPSMSKLGSPEWENKKKKVKSKVKDIAHELISLYAKRKAAPGYAYTRDGFLQAELESSFIYEDTPDQAKSTEDVKADMEQPHPMDRLVCGDVGFGKTEVAIRAAFKAACDGKQVAMLVPTTILAMQHYRTFHQRLEQFPVTVDYINRFKTAKDTKETLKKLAEGKIDILIGTHRIVSKDVKFKDLGLMIVDEEQKFGVKTKEKLREMKINVDTLTLTATPIPRTLHFSLMGARDLSVIATPPPNRQPVKTELHVFDETLIRDAVVYEMKRGGQVFFVHNRIKDIEEIAAMILRHVPDAKVTYAHGQMEPEKLEKRMMKFVNGEYDVLVSTNIIESGLDIENANTIIINRAHMFGLSDLHQMRGRVGRSNKKAYCYLLTPPVAGLPSDARKRLSTLEEFSDLGEGFKIAMRDLDIRGAGNLLGGEQSGFITDLGFEMYHQVLDDAIKELKETEFRDLFLKDNLEQFIEPVRECSIETDMEVLIPDWYVSNISERLNLYSKLDGTKDMEELEKLRDNIVDRFGPLPEEVQKLIDIVKLRWQAQQLGFEKLTIKKEVMKGYIPSENNDAYFQSDIFGNILKYVQQHSRHSRLKEAKHKLVVTVEDIRSIKEAKDVFEGFGIKEPASA; encoded by the coding sequence ATGAAAGTATCTGATTTTTTAGAACTCTACCGCCTCGACAGCGTGGTGCAAACCATTGCCGAGCGCCTGAAAGCCAATAACGCGTACCGCCTGCAATTAAAAGGCCTTGCCGGCAGCCTGGATGCCGTGCTGGCCTCGGCGGTGTATACCATCAATCACCAGCACCAACTCTTTGTGTTACACGACCGGGAGGAGGCCGCTTATTTTTACACCGACCTCAAAAATCTGCTCGGCGACACGCAGGAAGTGCTGTTGTTCCCCACTTCTTACAAGCGCCCTTATAGCTTCGACGATACCGAGAACGCCAACATCCTCATGCGGGCCGAGGTGCTCAACCGCCTCAACCAGAAAACCGGCAAAGGCGAGCTCATCGTAACCTACCCCGAAGCGCTGACGGAGAAAGTGATCAACAAAAAATCGCTGGTGGAGAACACGCTGGGCGCCAAAGTGGGCGAAAAGCTGGATGTCAATTTCCTGAGTGAGATGCTGGCCGAGTATGGCTTTGAACGTACCGAGTTTGTGTACGAAGCCGGCCAGTATGCCGTGCGCGGAGGCATTGTGGACGTATTTTCCTACGCCAACGACCTGCCCTACCGCATCGAGCTTTTCGGCGACGAGATCGAAAGTATCCGCACTTTCGACCCCGACACGCAGCTGAGCGTGGAGACCAAGAAAGCGATCTCCATCATTCCGAACGTGCAAACCAAGCTCTTACAGGAAACACGCGAGGCCTTTCTGGATTACCTGCCCGAAAACACGAATATCTGGTTCAAGGACATCCGCCAGACGCTGGACGTAATCGAGGAATATTTCGAAAAAGCCTCGTTTGCGTTTGAGAAGATGCTGGCCGGCAGCGGCGGCACCCAAATTGTGTCGGACCCCGAGCAGCTGTTCCAGACGCAGAAGCAGTTTAAAAAGCTGTTAGATAACTTCAACGTCATCGAGATCGGCAAGCGCTTTCACTTTAAAACAGCCGAGATCATACAGCTGCAGGTCAAGCCGCAGCCTTCTTTCAACAAGGATTTCAAACGGCTGGTAAAAGATCTGCACGAGCACCAGGGCGACGGCTTTGTCAACATCATCGCCACCGATTCGCCGCGCCAGATCAACCGCCTCACCATGATCTTTGATGAACTGGACCACGACGTGCGGTTCCAGCACCTGCCGGTTTCGTTACGCGAAGGCTTCATCGACCAGACCCTCAAGATCACCTGCTACACCGACCACCAGCTCTTCGACCGTTTTTACCAGCACAAGGCCAAGGAAGGTCATTCCAAATCCAAAGCCATGACGCTGAAAGAGCTGCGCTCGCTGCAGCCTGGCGATTACGTGACGCACGTGGATTACGGCATCGGGCGTTTTGCGGGGCTGGAGAAAGTGGAGGTGGGCGGCCGTTTGCAGGAAGCGATCCGGCTGGTATACCGCGACGATGATCTGCTCTACGTCTCTATCCACTCGCTGCACAAGATCTCAAAGTATAGCGGCAAGGAAGGCGGCCCGCCAAGTATGAGCAAGCTGGGCTCGCCGGAATGGGAGAACAAGAAAAAGAAGGTCAAGAGCAAAGTAAAAGACATTGCGCATGAGTTGATCTCGCTTTACGCCAAGCGCAAGGCCGCGCCGGGCTATGCTTATACCCGCGACGGCTTTCTACAGGCCGAGCTCGAATCGTCGTTTATTTACGAGGATACGCCCGACCAGGCAAAATCGACTGAAGATGTGAAAGCCGACATGGAGCAGCCGCACCCCATGGACCGCCTCGTGTGCGGCGACGTGGGTTTCGGCAAAACCGAGGTGGCCATACGGGCTGCTTTCAAAGCGGCCTGCGACGGCAAGCAGGTGGCTATGCTGGTGCCCACTACCATACTGGCCATGCAGCATTACCGCACTTTCCACCAGCGGCTGGAGCAGTTCCCCGTTACCGTGGACTATATCAACCGCTTTAAAACGGCCAAGGACACAAAGGAAACACTCAAAAAACTGGCAGAAGGTAAGATCGATATCCTGATTGGCACGCACCGCATCGTGAGCAAGGATGTCAAGTTCAAAGACCTGGGCCTGATGATCGTGGACGAGGAACAGAAGTTCGGCGTAAAAACCAAAGAGAAGCTGCGCGAGATGAAGATCAACGTGGATACACTCACGCTCACGGCCACGCCGATTCCGCGCACGCTGCACTTCTCGCTGATGGGTGCCCGCGACCTGAGCGTAATTGCCACGCCGCCGCCCAACCGCCAGCCGGTAAAAACAGAGCTCCACGTGTTCGACGAAACGCTAATCCGCGACGCGGTGGTGTATGAGATGAAGCGCGGCGGGCAGGTCTTTTTCGTGCATAACCGCATCAAAGATATCGAGGAAATTGCCGCCATGATCCTGCGCCATGTGCCCGATGCCAAAGTAACCTACGCCCACGGCCAGATGGAGCCCGAAAAGCTCGAAAAGCGCATGATGAAGTTTGTGAACGGTGAGTATGACGTGCTGGTGAGCACCAACATCATCGAATCGGGCCTCGATATTGAGAACGCCAATACCATTATCATCAACCGCGCCCACATGTTCGGCCTCTCGGACCTGCACCAGATGCGGGGCCGCGTGGGCCGCTCCAACAAAAAAGCGTATTGCTATTTGCTCACCCCGCCGGTAGCCGGCCTGCCAAGCGACGCGCGCAAGCGCCTGAGCACGCTGGAAGAGTTCTCGGATCTGGGCGAAGGCTTCAAGATCGCCATGCGTGACCTGGACATACGCGGCGCAGGTAATCTGCTGGGCGGCGAGCAAAGTGGTTTTATCACCGATCTGGGTTTTGAGATGTACCACCAGGTGCTCGACGATGCCATCAAAGAACTGAAAGAAACCGAGTTCCGCGACCTGTTCCTCAAAGACAACCTGGAGCAGTTCATTGAGCCTGTGCGCGAGTGCTCGATCGAAACAGATATGGAAGTGCTGATTCCGGACTGGTATGTGAGCAACATCTCCGAGCGCCTGAACCTCTACAGCAAGCTCGATGGCACCAAAGACATGGAGGAGCTCGAAAAGCTGCGCGACAACATCGTGGACCGCTTTGGCCCGCTGCCTGAGGAGGTACAGAAGCTGATCGACATTGTAAAGCTGCGCTGGCAGGCCCAGCAACTCGGTTTCGAGAAGCTTACCATCAAAAAGGAAGTGATGAAAGGCTACATTCCGTCCGAGAACAACGATGCTTATTTCCAGTCCGATATCTTTGGCAACATCCTCAAGTATGTGCAGCAGCATTCGCGGCACTCGCGCCTGAAAGAGGCCAAGCACAAGCTGGTGGTGACCGTGGAGGATATCCGAAGTATAAAAGAGGCAAAAGATGTGTTCGAAGGCTTCGGCATAAAAGAACCTGCCTCTGCCTGA
- a CDS encoding glutamate--tRNA ligase family protein encodes MPQPIAPAVKTRIAPTPSGYLHLGNALSFALTWALARQQNGIVALRIDDLDNTRFRPAYLHDIFDTLQFLGLDYDEGPRDAEDFTRHYSQLQRLPYYNALLNQLVEQGLVYACTCSRSQIAALSPAGHYTRTCLARQLPLSTPGAAWRLHIPAETVIAFHDLLLGNCAIPLAEQMPDFVVRRKDGFPAYQVASLCDDLQMGVNLVVRGQDLLPSTAAQVHLAQCTGATAFTSMAFLHHPILHEPGGNKLSKSHDSLSVSELRRQGKTAADVWRLLARTLGWYPEDITDAGSFLARFRLADVPLALQQLQ; translated from the coding sequence ATGCCGCAACCCATAGCACCTGCCGTTAAAACGAGGATCGCCCCTACCCCGAGTGGCTACCTGCACCTGGGCAACGCGCTTTCGTTTGCGCTGACGTGGGCGCTGGCCCGGCAGCAGAACGGCATCGTTGCCCTGCGCATCGACGACTTGGACAATACCCGCTTCCGGCCGGCCTACCTGCACGATATTTTCGACACGCTACAGTTTCTGGGCCTGGATTACGACGAAGGACCACGCGATGCCGAAGACTTCACCCGGCATTACTCCCAGCTCCAGCGCCTGCCGTACTACAATGCCCTGCTCAACCAACTAGTGGAACAAGGGCTGGTGTATGCCTGCACCTGCTCCCGCAGCCAGATCGCGGCCCTTTCGCCGGCAGGCCACTATACCCGCACCTGCCTTGCCAGGCAACTGCCCCTGAGCACGCCCGGCGCGGCCTGGCGCCTGCACATACCTGCCGAAACGGTTATCGCGTTTCACGACCTGCTGCTGGGGAATTGTGCCATACCGCTGGCTGAGCAGATGCCCGATTTTGTGGTGCGCCGCAAAGACGGCTTTCCGGCTTACCAGGTAGCCTCGCTTTGCGATGACCTGCAGATGGGCGTAAATCTGGTGGTGCGGGGCCAGGACCTGCTGCCTTCCACTGCCGCGCAGGTTCACCTGGCGCAATGCACCGGCGCAACAGCATTTACAAGTATGGCCTTCCTCCACCACCCCATCCTACATGAGCCTGGCGGCAACAAGCTGTCCAAGTCGCACGACTCGCTTTCGGTAAGCGAGCTACGGCGGCAGGGCAAAACAGCAGCCGATGTATGGCGCCTGCTTGCCCGCACGCTGGGCTGGTATCCTGAAGATATCACAGATGCCGGCAGCTTTCTGGCCCGCTTTCGGCTGGCGGACGTGCCGCTTGCACTGCAGCAGCTCCAATAA
- a CDS encoding ketopantoate reductase family protein, translating to MENKQDATFKILVLGIGGVGGYFGGLLAAHYAGSSTVEVGFWARGAHASAIAQNGLQLQTTQGNLTARPAYVTDDPDRLHPVDLLICCVKSYDLEESLQRVRPSIGSNTVILPLLNGVDASARIKTLFPDVEVWEGCVYVVARLSEPGIVKESGGIGQLYFGATNGDAQKLRRVEGLLQAAGIRAELSDTILHTIWTKFLFISAVATATSYLNAGMGAILEKPENKQLLLDLLGELQAVARAKGILLPNDLLPTMLQRMAALPYATTSSMHSDFQKGGKTELTSLTGYVVREGRAHQVPTPTYERLYAALQERSQQPQV from the coding sequence ATGGAAAACAAACAGGATGCAACGTTTAAAATTCTGGTGCTCGGCATCGGCGGTGTTGGTGGTTATTTCGGTGGCCTGCTGGCGGCGCACTATGCCGGCTCTTCGACTGTAGAGGTCGGCTTCTGGGCGCGTGGTGCTCATGCCAGCGCTATTGCCCAAAACGGCCTGCAGCTGCAAACCACGCAAGGGAACCTGACGGCACGGCCCGCCTACGTAACCGACGACCCCGACAGGCTGCACCCCGTGGACCTGTTGATCTGCTGTGTGAAGAGCTACGATCTGGAAGAAAGTCTGCAGCGCGTGCGACCCAGCATTGGCAGCAATACCGTTATCCTGCCGCTGTTAAATGGTGTGGATGCCTCTGCACGAATTAAAACGCTGTTTCCGGATGTGGAAGTATGGGAAGGCTGCGTATATGTGGTCGCCCGCCTGTCCGAACCCGGCATCGTAAAAGAAAGCGGTGGCATCGGGCAGCTATACTTTGGCGCTACCAACGGCGATGCGCAGAAGCTGCGCCGCGTAGAAGGCCTTCTGCAGGCAGCTGGTATCCGGGCCGAGTTGTCCGACACAATCCTGCATACTATCTGGACCAAGTTCTTGTTTATTTCAGCGGTCGCTACAGCCACCTCCTACCTGAATGCCGGCATGGGGGCTATCCTCGAAAAACCGGAAAACAAACAGTTGCTGCTGGACCTGCTAGGCGAGTTGCAGGCGGTAGCCAGGGCCAAAGGTATTCTGCTGCCCAACGACCTGTTGCCTACCATGCTGCAACGGATGGCCGCCCTGCCTTATGCAACTACCTCGTCTATGCACAGCGATTTTCAGAAAGGCGGCAAAACCGAACTCACTTCTTTAACCGGTTACGTGGTGCGCGAAGGCCGGGCACACCAGGTGCCTACGCCAACGTATGAGCGACTCTATGCAGCCCTGCAGGAACGAAGCCAGCAGCCGCAGGTTTAA
- a CDS encoding type 1 glutamine amidotransferase — MKNLRIHTFQHIPFENLGWIGAWAQERGHTVSYTRFFENAELPDLATIDWLIILGGAMGCDDEDRFPWLVHEKAFIREAIAAGKTVLGICLGAQLLAHCLGAKVYPHTHQEIGFREIALTAAAQQEALFEGMPAQLTVFQWHGDTFDLPAGATALATSDVCEHQAFRKGNSIGLQFHLEATPEIIRNMIKYDGHELVAAPFIHPAEKILAELPLADENKATLFLFLDRLAKGV; from the coding sequence ATGAAAAACCTGCGCATCCATACCTTTCAGCATATTCCCTTTGAAAACCTGGGCTGGATCGGGGCTTGGGCACAGGAACGGGGGCATACTGTTTCTTACACCCGTTTCTTCGAAAATGCTGAACTGCCGGATCTGGCAACGATAGACTGGCTGATTATACTTGGCGGGGCGATGGGCTGCGACGACGAAGACCGGTTTCCGTGGCTGGTGCACGAGAAAGCGTTTATCCGCGAGGCCATCGCAGCCGGTAAAACGGTGCTGGGCATTTGCCTGGGCGCGCAGCTGCTGGCCCACTGCCTGGGGGCAAAGGTATACCCGCACACGCACCAGGAGATTGGCTTCCGGGAGATCGCGTTAACGGCGGCCGCGCAGCAGGAGGCGCTTTTTGAAGGGATGCCGGCGCAGCTCACCGTTTTCCAGTGGCACGGCGACACGTTCGACCTGCCCGCCGGGGCAACGGCACTGGCTACCTCCGATGTATGTGAGCACCAGGCCTTCCGGAAAGGCAACAGTATCGGGCTGCAGTTTCATCTGGAAGCGACCCCGGAGATCATCCGGAACATGATAAAGTACGACGGGCATGAGCTAGTAGCAGCGCCGTTCATCCATCCGGCCGAGAAAATACTGGCCGAACTGCCCCTGGCTGATGAGAATAAAGCCACCTTGTTTTTGTTTCTGGACAGGCTGGCAAAAGGAGTGTGA
- a CDS encoding sterol desaturase family protein, with amino-acid sequence MKEQFGVFYAVLAARYLLIAGVAFVVFYKLYTSRFAGRKIQALFPKRKDYVREVGYSFFTFLVFALIGVVLASPAVKPYTRIYDTISDYGWGYLALSVVLALLIHDAYFYWTHRLMHHPRLFRLFHLTHHKSTNPSPWAAFAFSPPEAVVEGSIIFVIAVLIPIHPVGILLFLLFMTVYNVYGHLGYEIYPAWLVNSRAGRWLNTSTNHNMHHKFFKGNYGLYFRFWDELLHTTHPNYDKVLHQLVEREQEPASVLPHLQR; translated from the coding sequence ATGAAAGAACAGTTCGGGGTGTTTTATGCGGTGCTTGCTGCCCGTTACCTGCTCATTGCCGGCGTGGCTTTCGTGGTGTTTTACAAGCTTTATACTTCGCGGTTTGCCGGGCGCAAGATACAGGCGCTTTTCCCAAAGCGAAAGGATTATGTGCGCGAGGTTGGCTACTCGTTCTTTACCTTTCTGGTTTTCGCGCTTATTGGGGTGGTGCTTGCCTCGCCGGCCGTAAAGCCTTATACCCGCATTTACGATACCATTTCGGATTACGGCTGGGGCTACCTGGCGCTGAGCGTGGTGCTGGCCCTGCTTATACATGACGCCTACTTTTACTGGACCCACCGCCTGATGCACCATCCGCGGCTGTTCCGGCTTTTCCATCTTACCCACCACAAATCCACCAACCCTTCGCCCTGGGCAGCTTTTGCTTTCAGTCCGCCGGAGGCTGTGGTAGAAGGCAGCATTATTTTCGTGATCGCCGTGCTCATCCCGATCCACCCGGTGGGCATCCTGCTTTTCCTGCTGTTTATGACGGTGTACAACGTGTACGGGCACCTGGGTTACGAGATCTACCCGGCCTGGCTGGTGAACAGCCGTGCGGGCAGGTGGCTCAACACCTCTACTAACCACAACATGCACCACAAATTCTTTAAGGGTAACTACGGGCTATACTTCCGGTTCTGGGACGAGCTGCTGCACACTACCCATCCTAACTATGACAAGGTACTGCACCAACTGGTAGAGCGGGAGCAGGAACCAGCGTCCGTGCTCCCGCATTTGCAACGGTAA
- a CDS encoding J domain-containing protein, which produces MPQQNKPVPSRTPQTATPGKSQPGNLQQQFNEKIQLIDKLKQEIITRRESMSQAQQRIEKELRPIIEQQLGKRVELAYLLDEAYALAIFSFREKEKLAALIENITFELISSYERQDMVALHDKYAEFTYAERTTFAKEDVDEIILDEPEIEDAFEDLDDFERIQAQLDREMEQREQEKQNRQKSRKTKAQLAKEAQAKAELQNISKASRRVYTQLAKQLHPDKEQDETARAWKEEAMKRVTEAYHHDDFFELLRLQVEFMQEQGPPPDQLPEELLTYYIKILTDQVEELKAELQDFAQGPNRDFYTRFCGTPRQMDQKFKQAKEDLNNELAQLTQNLRTLQDPYMIRLILK; this is translated from the coding sequence ATGCCCCAACAGAACAAACCGGTTCCTTCGCGCACCCCACAGACCGCCACGCCCGGCAAAAGCCAGCCGGGTAACCTGCAGCAGCAGTTTAATGAAAAGATACAGCTCATCGATAAGCTCAAACAGGAGATCATAACCCGGCGCGAAAGTATGAGCCAGGCCCAGCAACGTATCGAAAAGGAACTGCGACCTATTATTGAACAGCAGCTGGGAAAACGGGTGGAGTTGGCCTACCTACTGGATGAGGCGTATGCCCTTGCCATCTTCAGCTTCCGCGAAAAAGAAAAGCTGGCCGCGCTGATCGAAAACATCACCTTTGAGCTAATCTCCAGCTACGAGCGTCAGGACATGGTAGCGCTACACGACAAGTATGCCGAGTTTACTTACGCCGAACGTACCACCTTTGCGAAAGAAGACGTGGATGAAATTATACTTGATGAACCGGAGATAGAAGATGCATTTGAAGACCTGGATGATTTTGAGCGCATCCAGGCGCAGCTGGACCGTGAAATGGAGCAAAGGGAGCAAGAAAAGCAGAACCGCCAGAAAAGCCGCAAAACAAAAGCCCAGTTAGCAAAAGAGGCCCAGGCAAAAGCCGAGCTCCAGAACATCAGCAAAGCCAGCCGCCGCGTGTATACCCAATTGGCCAAGCAACTACATCCCGACAAGGAGCAGGACGAAACGGCCCGCGCCTGGAAAGAGGAAGCCATGAAACGCGTAACCGAAGCCTACCACCACGACGATTTTTTTGAGCTGCTGCGCCTGCAGGTGGAGTTTATGCAGGAACAGGGCCCCCCGCCGGACCAACTTCCGGAAGAATTGCTAACATACTACATCAAGATACTGACCGACCAGGTAGAGGAACTCAAAGCGGAGCTCCAGGATTTTGCCCAGGGCCCCAATCGTGATTTTTACACCCGCTTCTGCGGCACGCCCCGGCAAATGGACCAGAAGTTTAAACAAGCTAAAGAGGATCTGAACAATGAGCTGGCGCAGCTAACACAAAACCTTCGCACACTGCAGGACCCATACATGATCCGGCTGATTCTGAAGTAA
- a CDS encoding VOC family protein: MKTISKLLIFCLLGLTAQTVSAQTSTSPLMLNHIAVYVHELGPSTAFYEKVLQLQKIPEPFHDGRHTWFTLGAAGQLHLIQGAEQNTPRDKNDHLCFSVASLDDFIANLDKHKIAYTNWPGTAKAPTVRVDGVKQIYFQDPDGHWIEINNDRPGK, translated from the coding sequence ATGAAAACGATTTCTAAACTCCTGATCTTTTGCTTGCTGGGGCTTACTGCACAGACTGTAAGCGCCCAGACAAGTACTTCTCCGCTTATGCTCAACCACATTGCCGTGTATGTGCACGAGTTGGGGCCAAGCACGGCGTTTTACGAAAAGGTATTGCAGCTCCAAAAAATACCCGAGCCGTTCCATGACGGGCGCCATACCTGGTTCACCCTCGGGGCTGCCGGCCAGTTGCACCTGATACAGGGGGCAGAACAAAACACCCCGCGCGATAAGAACGACCATTTATGCTTCAGCGTCGCCTCCCTGGATGATTTCATCGCGAACCTGGACAAGCATAAGATCGCGTATACCAACTGGCCCGGCACCGCCAAAGCCCCGACCGTCCGCGTAGATGGCGTGAAGCAGATCTACTTCCAGGACCCGGATGGCCATTGGATCGAGATCAACAACGACCGGCCAGGGAAGTAG
- a CDS encoding PAS domain-containing protein, with protein sequence MRHHMLENKTAPLISLEPVFRALPGLYMLLSPTFIILDITDAYIRTTRGDRAGLLNRNILDSLEDVPQAGNVTTRMLLEASLQHVRQHREPHTMDTLTFEIPLPAAQGGGTEERFWHTSHTPVFDQQGELAYILHETRDITEQVRLEQEKIFSREQLTLLSTALDAVAWEYDIVHNKMHWGQGLQEVFGYTPEEMGPGGESWDDRVHPADFPAIRDSINQATASGSKIWSGEYRFRKADGTYTHVLDQGYIVYDSNRKPIRTIGSIIDLAKSKRAEDSLQESQDRFRHLLEILPHMAWTADAKGRVTYFNDNWYSYTGMPPGQTDGWVNMVHPEDTAQLLTAWSEAIALGTMYEQEYRIRNCLDGSYHYFLERAMPMFDNEGKVKMWIGTFTDIEDQRHTVEQLDLKDQQLHNILNLSPAHLCLLHGPEHMCQYVTPGVYQLYGNRRYLGLTARQIWPELQPLGFFDLLDQVYQKGDTVQLTELKIPIDRYQNGKPENAYFNFKYQPLLDNKGEREGVLISAIEVTELVEMKRKAAALEKELQQRS encoded by the coding sequence ATGAGACATCACATGCTTGAAAACAAAACAGCACCTCTTATCTCCTTAGAGCCGGTTTTTCGTGCGCTGCCCGGGCTATACATGCTGTTGTCGCCTACGTTTATCATTCTCGATATCACCGACGCTTACATCCGCACTACTCGGGGCGACCGCGCTGGCCTGCTGAACCGAAACATCCTGGATTCGCTGGAGGATGTGCCACAAGCCGGCAACGTGACCACCAGAATGCTCCTGGAAGCCTCGCTGCAGCACGTGCGCCAGCACCGGGAACCTCATACCATGGACACGCTTACCTTTGAGATCCCGTTGCCTGCTGCGCAGGGCGGCGGTACCGAAGAGCGGTTCTGGCATACGTCCCATACGCCGGTTTTTGACCAGCAGGGCGAGTTGGCCTACATCCTGCACGAGACCCGCGACATAACCGAGCAGGTGCGCCTGGAGCAGGAAAAGATCTTTAGCCGGGAGCAGCTCACCTTACTCTCTACTGCATTGGATGCCGTAGCCTGGGAGTATGACATAGTGCACAACAAAATGCATTGGGGCCAGGGCTTGCAGGAAGTGTTCGGCTACACACCCGAGGAAATGGGCCCGGGCGGCGAATCCTGGGATGACCGCGTGCACCCGGCCGATTTCCCAGCCATCCGCGACAGCATTAACCAGGCGACCGCCAGCGGCAGCAAGATATGGAGTGGCGAATACCGCTTCCGCAAAGCCGACGGCACCTATACCCATGTGTTGGACCAGGGCTACATTGTGTACGACAGCAACCGGAAGCCGATCCGTACCATCGGGTCCATCATCGATCTGGCTAAAAGCAAACGGGCCGAAGACTCCCTGCAGGAAAGCCAGGACCGTTTTCGCCACCTTCTGGAAATATTGCCCCACATGGCCTGGACAGCCGACGCCAAAGGCCGCGTAACTTACTTTAACGATAATTGGTACAGCTACACCGGCATGCCCCCGGGCCAGACAGATGGCTGGGTAAACATGGTCCACCCCGAAGACACCGCCCAGCTCCTAACGGCCTGGAGCGAGGCCATCGCTCTCGGTACGATGTATGAGCAGGAGTACCGCATCCGCAACTGCCTGGATGGCAGCTACCATTATTTTCTGGAACGGGCCATGCCCATGTTTGATAACGAGGGCAAGGTCAAGATGTGGATCGGCACCTTTACCGACATAGAAGACCAGCGCCATACCGTAGAGCAGCTGGATTTAAAAGACCAGCAGCTGCATAACATCCTGAACCTGTCGCCGGCGCACCTGTGCCTGCTGCACGGCCCCGAGCACATGTGCCAGTATGTCACCCCCGGCGTGTACCAACTCTACGGCAACCGCCGGTACCTGGGGCTCACCGCCCGCCAGATATGGCCCGAGCTGCAGCCCCTGGGTTTCTTCGACCTGCTGGACCAGGTATATCAGAAAGGTGATACCGTTCAGCTGACGGAACTGAAAATACCCATAGACCGCTACCAGAACGGCAAACCCGAGAATGCCTATTTTAACTTTAAATATCAGCCCCTGCTGGATAACAAAGGAGAGCGGGAGGGCGTTCTTATATCAGCCATAGAGGTGACGGAGCTGGTAGAGATGAAGCGCAAAGCAGCAGCGCTGGAAAAAGAACTGCAGCAAAGATCATAG